In Nocardioides dokdonensis FR1436, the following are encoded in one genomic region:
- a CDS encoding MBL fold metallo-hydrolase, producing the protein MLIAGFPAGPWGTNCYVVATGPGSECVVIDPGKDAAQGVADVVREHRLKPVSVLVTHGHVDHMWCVAPVAGTYDSTAWIHPADRHLLSDPMAGMSRETTQMLLGGSYEWAEPDDVRELADDQVLELAGLRFVVDHTPGHTEGSVTFRTPYDAQDVSEVMFSGDLLFAGSIGRTDLPGGDHATMLRSLATKVLPLADDIVVLPGHGEQTSIARERATNPFLQDL; encoded by the coding sequence GTGTTGATCGCCGGCTTCCCCGCAGGCCCTTGGGGCACCAACTGCTACGTCGTGGCCACCGGACCGGGCTCCGAGTGCGTCGTCATCGACCCGGGCAAGGACGCCGCCCAGGGGGTCGCCGACGTGGTCCGCGAGCACCGGCTCAAGCCGGTCTCGGTGCTGGTCACCCACGGTCACGTCGACCACATGTGGTGCGTGGCCCCCGTGGCCGGCACGTACGACTCGACGGCCTGGATCCACCCCGCCGACCGGCACCTGCTGAGCGACCCGATGGCGGGGATGTCGCGCGAGACCACCCAGATGCTGCTCGGGGGGTCCTACGAGTGGGCCGAGCCGGACGACGTGCGCGAGCTCGCCGACGACCAGGTGCTGGAGCTGGCGGGGCTGCGCTTCGTCGTCGACCACACCCCCGGGCACACCGAGGGGTCGGTGACCTTCCGGACGCCGTACGACGCCCAGGACGTCTCCGAGGTGATGTTCTCCGGCGACCTGCTCTTCGCCGGCTCCATCGGGCGCACCGACCTGCCCGGCGGCGACCACGCGACGATGCTGCGCAGCCTGGCGACCAAGGTGCTGCCGCTCGCCGACGACATCGTCGTGCTGCCCGGCCACGGTGAGCAGACCTCCATCGCCCGAGAGCGGGCGACCAACCCGTTCCTCCAGGACCTCTGA
- the ruvA gene encoding Holliday junction branch migration protein RuvA — MIAYVRGPVAAVTPTSAVLEVGGIGLELLCTPGTLATLSPKVGTGQQATLPTSMVVREESLTLFGFLDEDEKVCFELLQTASGVGPKLAQAMLAVLAPDDLRRAVGGEDVKTLTRVPGIGQKGAQRIILELKDRLGAAGAGRSASPASSTVAPWRDQVQQGLVGLGWTVKDAEQAVDEVAPEAGEDPDVATLLRSALRMLSRV, encoded by the coding sequence GTGATCGCCTACGTCCGAGGCCCGGTCGCCGCGGTGACGCCGACCAGCGCCGTGCTCGAGGTCGGCGGGATCGGCCTGGAGCTCCTCTGCACCCCCGGCACGCTCGCCACGCTCTCGCCCAAGGTCGGCACCGGGCAGCAGGCCACGCTGCCCACCTCCATGGTGGTGCGGGAGGAGTCGCTGACGCTCTTCGGTTTCCTCGACGAGGACGAGAAGGTCTGCTTCGAGCTGCTCCAGACCGCGTCGGGGGTCGGCCCCAAGCTCGCCCAGGCGATGCTCGCGGTGCTCGCCCCCGACGACCTGCGCCGCGCGGTGGGCGGCGAGGACGTCAAGACCTTGACCCGGGTCCCCGGGATCGGCCAGAAGGGTGCGCAGCGGATCATCCTCGAGCTCAAGGACCGTCTCGGCGCCGCCGGCGCCGGTCGCAGCGCCAGCCCGGCCTCCTCGACCGTCGCGCCGTGGCGCGACCAGGTGCAGCAGGGCCTCGTCGGGCTGGGCTGGACGGTCAAGGACGCCGAGCAGGCCGTGGACGAGGTGGCCCCGGAAGCGGGGGAGGACCCCGACGTCGCGACGCTGCTGCGCTCCGCGCTGCGCATGCTCTCGAGGGTCTGA
- the secD gene encoding protein translocase subunit SecD, whose amino-acid sequence MAGRRPSPGRTLVAFFVSVAVLFGLVALAGSWTPQLGLDLQGGTSITLRAEGDPTDESLEEARKIIDDRVNGSGVAEAEVTTQGGQDIVVEVPGKNRRDLLDTVQRTAQLRFRLVACSQADGRCQSTTGLPDGVIPEAPGAEGLTGQPQDQQQGNNRPSVGFGVKAGTETDGPTGEPSDEPSDEPSDEPSDEPSKKPGKKGGQPDAFAQCVTAAADDKLIDDPLSWIDTPTTECVTAFSQYQCPADGPASPMSDDPDAPLITCDEDGVAYLLSPAMIEGTALSDASSAIPQGEVAYVVQLSFDGAGTNIFADISRGLYGTEKQFAIVLDGEVLSAPTMNGVIVDGNAQISGDFTETSAGSLATSLKFGALPIAFEDDPLTQVIGPTLAGDQLSAGLLAGGIGLGIVMLYCLLYYRGLGTVVIASLLVAAAITYGMVLLLSETAGFTLTLPGIAGLIVAVGITADSFIVLFERIRDEMRDGKSMRVAVESGWKRARNTAVAADAVSLLAAVILYIFAAGVVKGFAFALGLTTVIDLVVFFFFTKPAVSWLARFPFFHSGHRLSGLNAETLGVDRLPAGGTV is encoded by the coding sequence GTGGCCGGTCGCAGGCCCAGTCCCGGACGCACCCTGGTCGCGTTCTTCGTCTCGGTGGCCGTCCTCTTCGGCCTCGTCGCGCTGGCCGGCAGCTGGACGCCGCAGCTTGGCCTGGACCTGCAGGGTGGCACCAGCATCACCCTGCGGGCCGAGGGCGACCCGACCGACGAGTCGCTCGAGGAAGCCCGCAAGATCATCGACGACCGCGTCAACGGCTCCGGGGTCGCCGAGGCCGAGGTGACCACGCAGGGCGGCCAGGACATCGTCGTGGAGGTGCCGGGCAAGAACCGGCGCGACCTGCTCGACACCGTCCAGCGCACCGCCCAGCTGCGCTTCCGGCTCGTGGCCTGCTCCCAGGCCGACGGCCGCTGCCAGAGCACCACCGGCCTCCCCGACGGAGTCATCCCCGAGGCGCCCGGCGCCGAGGGGCTCACCGGTCAGCCCCAGGACCAGCAGCAGGGCAACAACCGCCCGTCGGTCGGGTTCGGCGTCAAGGCCGGCACCGAGACCGACGGCCCCACCGGTGAGCCCAGCGACGAGCCCAGCGACGAGCCCAGCGACGAGCCCAGCGACGAGCCCAGCAAGAAGCCCGGCAAGAAGGGCGGGCAGCCGGACGCCTTCGCGCAGTGCGTCACCGCGGCCGCTGACGACAAGCTCATCGACGACCCGCTGAGCTGGATCGACACGCCGACCACCGAGTGCGTCACGGCGTTCTCCCAGTACCAGTGCCCGGCCGACGGCCCGGCGTCGCCGATGAGCGACGACCCGGACGCCCCGCTCATCACCTGCGACGAGGACGGCGTGGCCTACCTGCTGTCCCCGGCGATGATCGAGGGCACCGCGCTCTCCGACGCCTCGTCGGCGATCCCGCAGGGCGAGGTCGCCTACGTCGTGCAGCTCTCCTTCGACGGGGCCGGCACGAACATCTTCGCCGACATCTCCCGTGGCCTGTACGGCACCGAGAAGCAGTTCGCGATCGTGCTCGACGGCGAGGTCCTGTCGGCGCCGACCATGAACGGCGTCATCGTGGACGGCAACGCCCAGATCAGCGGTGACTTCACCGAGACCAGCGCGGGCAGCCTCGCGACCAGCCTGAAGTTCGGCGCCCTGCCGATCGCCTTCGAGGACGACCCGCTGACCCAGGTCATCGGCCCCACCCTCGCCGGCGACCAGCTCTCGGCCGGCCTGCTCGCGGGCGGCATCGGGCTGGGCATCGTGATGCTCTACTGCCTGCTCTACTACCGCGGGCTCGGCACGGTCGTCATCGCCTCGCTGCTCGTCGCGGCGGCGATCACCTACGGGATGGTCCTGCTGCTCAGCGAGACCGCCGGGTTCACCCTGACCCTGCCCGGCATCGCCGGGCTGATCGTGGCGGTCGGGATCACGGCCGACTCCTTCATCGTGCTCTTCGAACGCATCCGCGACGAGATGCGCGACGGCAAGTCGATGCGGGTCGCGGTCGAGTCGGGCTGGAAGCGGGCACGCAACACCGCCGTCGCCGCCGACGCGGTGTCGCTCCTGGCCGCGGTCATCCTCTACATCTTCGCGGCCGGCGTGGTGAAGGGCTTCGCCTTCGCGCTCGGCCTGACCACGGTCATCGACCTGGTCGTGTTCTTCTTCTTCACCAAGCCGGCCGTCTCCTGGCTGGCCCGCTTCCCGTTCTTCCACTCCGGCCACCGCCTCTCCGGTCTCAACGCCGAGACCCTCGGCGTCGACCGGCTCCCGGCAGGAGGGACCGTCTGA
- the yajC gene encoding preprotein translocase subunit YajC — MEGLAPFLPLVGIALVFWLLIIRPQSRRNREMIAMQQSISVGDEVLLTSGIHGTVRGLDDDSFELEVAPGVALRVARGAVGRILPPDAPDTFDAPEEL, encoded by the coding sequence GTGGAGGGCTTAGCCCCGTTCCTGCCCCTGGTGGGTATCGCGCTCGTGTTCTGGCTGCTGATCATCCGACCGCAGTCCCGCCGCAACCGCGAGATGATCGCCATGCAGCAGTCGATCAGCGTCGGGGACGAGGTGCTGCTGACCTCCGGGATCCACGGCACCGTCCGCGGCCTCGACGACGACTCGTTCGAGCTCGAGGTGGCCCCGGGCGTCGCGCTCCGGGTGGCCCGCGGCGCCGTCGGGCGGATCCTCCCCCCCGACGCCCCGGACACCTTCGACGCCCCCGAGGAGCTCTGA
- a CDS encoding adenine phosphoribosyltransferase translates to MVAAREALDRLIRDVPDFPEPGVVFKDITPVLADHAGLAAVVAGLAEAGRDEQGRSVVDTVVGMEARGFILGAPVALALGAGFVPVRKAGKLPRETHAVSYDLEYGSATLELHTDAVRAGSRVLLVDDVLATGGTARATVELVERCGATVVGVAVLMDLAFLPWRDALGEVAVTTLLSVGSDRA, encoded by the coding sequence CTGGTCGCGGCCCGCGAGGCCCTGGACCGGTTGATCCGCGACGTCCCGGACTTCCCCGAGCCCGGGGTGGTCTTCAAGGACATCACCCCGGTGCTGGCCGACCACGCCGGGCTGGCCGCGGTCGTCGCCGGGCTCGCCGAGGCCGGTCGCGACGAGCAGGGCAGGTCCGTGGTCGACACCGTGGTGGGCATGGAGGCCCGGGGGTTCATCCTCGGCGCTCCCGTCGCGCTGGCGCTGGGTGCCGGGTTCGTCCCGGTGCGCAAGGCCGGCAAGCTGCCCCGCGAGACGCACGCGGTCTCCTACGACCTGGAGTACGGCTCGGCGACCCTCGAGCTGCACACCGACGCCGTGCGCGCCGGCAGCCGGGTCCTGCTGGTCGACGACGTGCTCGCCACCGGAGGCACCGCGCGGGCCACCGTCGAGCTGGTGGAGCGCTGCGGCGCCACGGTCGTCGGAGTGGCGGTGCTGATGGACCTGGCGTTCCTGCCGTGGCGGGACGCGCTCGGCGAGGTCGCGGTCACCACGTTGCTCAGTGTCGGGTCCGACCGGGCCTAG
- the ruvB gene encoding Holliday junction branch migration DNA helicase RuvB yields the protein MHDDQYSDRDPLAAAEEHHLRSLTVAEADGDERAVEAALRPRSLDEVVGQQRVRDQLGLVLEAARRRERCPDHVLLSGPPGLGKTTLAMIIAHEMSVPLRLTSGPAITHAGDLAAILSGLNEGDVLFIDEIHRMSRPAEEMLYMAMEDFRVDVVIGKGPGATAIPLEIPPFTLVGATTRAGLLPGPLRDRFGFTAQLEFYDPRDLDTIVHRSADLLGVELTSEGSAQIAFRSRGTPRIANRLLRRVRDYAQVRAGGVVTLAVAEAALELYEVDDLGLDRLDRGVIDVLCRRFGGGPVGVSTLAVAVGEERETVEEVAEPFLVRIGFLARTPRGRVATPAAWAHLGLTPPPGAVGDERALFETDPG from the coding sequence ATGCACGACGACCAGTACTCCGACCGGGACCCCCTCGCTGCCGCCGAGGAGCACCACCTGCGCTCCCTGACCGTGGCCGAGGCCGACGGCGACGAGCGCGCCGTCGAGGCCGCCCTGCGCCCGCGCAGCCTCGACGAGGTGGTGGGTCAGCAGCGGGTGCGCGACCAGCTCGGCCTCGTCCTCGAGGCGGCCCGCCGGCGCGAGCGCTGCCCCGACCACGTGCTGCTCTCCGGCCCGCCCGGCCTGGGCAAGACGACGCTGGCGATGATCATCGCCCACGAGATGAGCGTGCCCCTGCGCTTGACCAGCGGGCCCGCCATCACCCACGCGGGGGACCTGGCCGCCATCCTGTCCGGGCTCAACGAGGGCGACGTGCTGTTCATCGACGAGATCCACCGGATGTCGCGTCCGGCCGAGGAGATGCTCTACATGGCGATGGAGGACTTCCGGGTCGACGTCGTCATCGGCAAGGGCCCCGGGGCCACCGCCATCCCGCTCGAGATCCCGCCCTTCACACTGGTCGGCGCGACCACCCGGGCCGGCCTGCTGCCGGGGCCGCTGCGTGACCGGTTCGGCTTCACCGCCCAGCTGGAGTTCTACGACCCCCGGGACCTCGACACGATCGTGCACCGTTCGGCGGACCTGCTCGGGGTCGAGCTGACCAGCGAGGGCTCGGCGCAGATCGCCTTCCGCTCGCGCGGCACGCCGCGGATCGCGAACCGGCTGCTGCGCCGCGTGCGGGACTACGCCCAGGTGCGCGCCGGCGGGGTGGTCACCCTCGCGGTGGCCGAGGCCGCCCTGGAGCTCTACGAGGTCGACGACCTGGGTCTGGACCGTCTCGACCGTGGCGTCATCGACGTGCTGTGCCGCCGCTTCGGTGGTGGCCCGGTGGGCGTGTCCACGCTCGCGGTCGCCGTGGGGGAGGAGCGGGAGACCGTCGAGGAGGTCGCCGAGCCGTTCCTGGTGCGCATCGGATTCCTGGCCCGTACGCCGCGTGGTCGGGTCGCGACGCCGGCGGCCTGGGCGCACCTCGGCCTCACGCCGCCGCCGGGAGCCGTGGGCGACGAGCGGGCCCTCTTCGAGACCGACCCGGGCTGA
- the secF gene encoding protein translocase subunit SecF: MGRYSRLGNALYTGDRSIDFVGKKWLWYAISVVLVAVAILGVSVRGLDLGIEFTGGTQYRVSLGASATQQQADELRASVSGTGVDGAASPVVSTLGEQALLVQTGQLSQDDSDTVARAIVEATGIDPAADLSQEDIGASWGADVARSSLIGLAVFLFFVILFIWAYFREWKMSVAALVALAHDVAITVGVYALLGFEVTPATVTGLLTILAFSLYDTVVVFDKVRENTAGLGRGGTTYARAANLAVNQTLVRSINTSLVALLPVGAILYVSAVQLGASSLQDLALALFVGMAAGTYSSVFIATPLLVDLKSGETEVVMAERRAKARARAGDRYAAVPGYVEGMAAPVEPGTRPGPAAPIAPSAPVTAPRTAPPRATEPMGRGRTVPQARGPVGPSGASGRQQPSRQSRSKRGKK; the protein is encoded by the coding sequence ATGGGCAGGTACTCGCGACTCGGCAACGCCCTCTACACCGGGGACCGCTCGATCGACTTCGTCGGCAAGAAGTGGCTCTGGTACGCCATCTCGGTGGTCCTGGTGGCCGTGGCGATCCTCGGGGTCAGCGTGCGCGGGCTCGACCTGGGCATCGAGTTCACCGGCGGCACGCAGTACCGCGTGAGCCTGGGCGCCAGCGCGACCCAGCAGCAGGCCGACGAGCTGCGCGCCAGCGTCTCCGGCACCGGTGTCGACGGCGCCGCCTCCCCGGTGGTCAGCACCCTGGGCGAGCAGGCGCTGCTCGTGCAGACCGGACAGCTCTCGCAGGACGACAGCGACACCGTCGCCCGGGCCATCGTCGAGGCGACCGGGATCGACCCCGCCGCGGACCTGTCGCAGGAGGACATCGGCGCGAGCTGGGGGGCCGACGTGGCCCGCTCCTCGCTGATCGGTCTCGCCGTCTTCCTCTTCTTCGTCATCCTCTTCATCTGGGCCTACTTCCGCGAGTGGAAGATGTCGGTGGCCGCCCTCGTCGCGCTGGCCCACGACGTGGCCATCACGGTCGGCGTCTACGCCCTGCTCGGCTTCGAGGTCACGCCCGCGACCGTCACCGGCCTGCTGACGATCCTGGCGTTCTCGCTCTACGACACCGTGGTCGTCTTCGACAAGGTTCGCGAGAACACCGCCGGGCTCGGCCGCGGCGGCACCACCTACGCCCGGGCCGCGAACCTCGCGGTCAACCAGACCCTGGTGCGGTCGATCAACACGTCGCTGGTGGCGCTGCTCCCGGTCGGGGCGATCCTCTACGTGAGCGCCGTCCAGCTCGGGGCCAGCTCCCTGCAGGACCTCGCGCTCGCGCTCTTCGTCGGCATGGCGGCCGGCACCTACTCCTCGGTGTTCATCGCCACCCCGCTGCTCGTGGACCTGAAGTCCGGCGAGACCGAGGTGGTGATGGCCGAGCGTCGCGCCAAGGCACGCGCCCGGGCCGGAGACCGCTACGCGGCGGTCCCCGGGTACGTCGAGGGCATGGCGGCGCCCGTCGAGCCGGGGACCCGCCCTGGGCCGGCGGCGCCGATCGCTCCGAGCGCACCCGTGACCGCACCCCGCACGGCCCCGCCGCGGGCCACCGAGCCCATGGGTCGCGGCCGCACCGTGCCGCAGGCGCGTGGCCCGGTGGGTCCCAGCGGGGCCTCGGGTCGCCAGCAGCCGAGCCGGCAGAGCCGCTCCAAGCGCGGCAAGAAGTGA
- a CDS encoding RelA/SpoT family protein, which produces MRSRLARMGHRSQGGNPVLEPLFRAVRANHPKADLALLERAYVTAERLHGTQMRKSGDPYITHPLAVTTILAGIGMTEPTLAAALLHDTVEDTAYTLEELRVDFGEEVALLVDGVTKLDKVVYGDSAQAETIRKMIVAMSRDIRVLVIKLADRLHNMRTLRFVPQKSQERTARETLDIYAPLAHRLGMNTIKWELEDLAFATLHPKIYDEIVRMVAERAPSRDQFMAQVITQVEADLREAKVKAKVTGRPKHYYSIYQKMILGGREFSDIYDLVGIRVLVEEDRDCYAVLGVLHSRWNPVLGRFKDYVAMPKFNMYQSLHTTVMGPQGKPVEMQIRTFAQHRRAEYGVAAHWKYKEDGRTGVDTEKRADLDDMSWVRQLLDWQSEVEDPGEFLESLRFEINRAETYVFTPRGDVIALPSGSTPVDFAYAVHTEVGHHTIGARVNGRLVPLESRLDNGDVVEVFTSKSPNAGPSRDWLTFVKSPRARSKIRQWFTKERREEAIERGKDQIAKLMRKEGLALKRLLSHESLMLAAEHFKLADVTALYAAVGENNLSAQAVVKQVLEVHGGAQGAQEDLAEAVTITGRRGHRRPTGSGDAGVVVKGASDLWVKLAKCCTPVPPDPILGFVTKGGGVSVHRRDCTNATALQSQPEKLLDVEWAPTTTSTFLVNIQVEALDRARLLSDITMALSDAHVNILSAQLATNRDRVAKSRFTFEMAETKHLDTVLRAVRGVPGVFDAYRVTQ; this is translated from the coding sequence ATGCGGTCACGGCTGGCCCGGATGGGTCATCGCAGCCAGGGCGGCAACCCGGTCCTCGAGCCGCTCTTCCGCGCGGTGCGCGCCAACCACCCCAAGGCCGACCTGGCGCTGCTGGAGCGCGCCTACGTCACCGCCGAGCGGCTGCACGGCACCCAGATGCGCAAGAGCGGCGACCCCTACATCACCCACCCGCTGGCGGTGACCACGATCCTGGCCGGGATCGGGATGACCGAGCCGACGCTGGCCGCCGCGCTCCTGCACGACACGGTGGAGGACACTGCGTACACGCTGGAGGAGCTGCGGGTCGACTTCGGCGAGGAGGTGGCGCTGCTGGTCGACGGGGTCACCAAGCTCGACAAGGTCGTCTACGGGGACTCAGCGCAGGCCGAGACCATCCGCAAGATGATCGTCGCGATGTCGCGCGACATCCGGGTGCTGGTCATCAAGCTCGCCGACCGCCTGCACAACATGCGCACCCTGCGGTTCGTGCCGCAGAAGAGCCAGGAGCGCACCGCCCGCGAGACCCTCGACATCTACGCACCGCTGGCGCACCGACTGGGCATGAACACCATCAAGTGGGAGCTCGAGGACCTCGCGTTCGCCACCCTGCACCCCAAGATCTACGACGAGATCGTGCGGATGGTCGCCGAGCGCGCGCCCTCGCGCGACCAGTTCATGGCCCAGGTCATCACCCAGGTCGAGGCCGACCTGCGCGAGGCCAAGGTCAAGGCCAAGGTCACCGGTCGACCCAAGCACTACTACTCGATCTACCAGAAGATGATCCTGGGCGGACGCGAGTTCTCCGACATCTACGACCTGGTCGGCATCCGGGTGCTGGTCGAGGAGGACCGCGACTGCTACGCCGTCCTGGGCGTCCTGCACTCGCGGTGGAACCCGGTGCTGGGGCGGTTCAAGGACTACGTCGCGATGCCGAAGTTCAACATGTACCAGTCGTTGCACACCACCGTCATGGGCCCGCAGGGCAAGCCGGTCGAGATGCAGATCCGCACCTTCGCCCAGCACCGCCGCGCGGAGTACGGCGTCGCGGCGCACTGGAAGTACAAGGAGGACGGTCGCACCGGGGTCGACACCGAGAAGCGCGCCGACCTCGACGACATGTCCTGGGTGCGCCAGCTGCTCGACTGGCAGAGCGAGGTCGAGGACCCGGGCGAGTTCCTGGAGTCGCTGCGCTTCGAGATCAACCGGGCCGAGACCTACGTCTTCACCCCTCGCGGCGACGTGATCGCGCTGCCCTCGGGGTCGACCCCGGTCGACTTCGCCTACGCGGTGCACACCGAGGTGGGGCACCACACCATCGGTGCCCGGGTCAACGGTCGGCTGGTGCCGCTGGAGTCGCGCCTCGACAACGGCGACGTCGTGGAGGTCTTCACCTCCAAGTCACCGAACGCCGGACCCTCGCGCGACTGGCTGACGTTCGTGAAGTCCCCGCGTGCCCGCTCCAAGATCCGGCAGTGGTTCACCAAGGAGCGCCGCGAGGAGGCGATCGAGCGGGGCAAGGACCAGATCGCCAAGCTGATGCGCAAGGAGGGGCTGGCCCTCAAGCGGCTGCTCTCGCACGAGTCGTTGATGCTGGCGGCCGAGCACTTCAAGCTCGCCGACGTCACCGCGCTCTACGCGGCGGTGGGGGAGAACAACCTCTCCGCCCAGGCCGTCGTCAAGCAGGTGCTCGAGGTGCACGGGGGAGCGCAGGGCGCCCAGGAGGACCTGGCCGAGGCCGTCACCATCACCGGGCGCCGCGGGCACCGCCGCCCCACCGGGTCCGGCGACGCGGGCGTCGTCGTCAAGGGCGCCTCCGACCTGTGGGTCAAGCTCGCCAAGTGCTGCACGCCGGTGCCCCCCGACCCGATCCTGGGCTTCGTCACCAAGGGCGGAGGGGTGTCGGTGCACCGGCGCGACTGCACCAACGCGACGGCCCTGCAGTCCCAGCCCGAGAAGCTGCTCGACGTCGAGTGGGCGCCGACCACGACCTCGACCTTCCTGGTCAACATCCAGGTCGAGGCGCTCGACCGGGCCCGGTTGCTCTCCGACATCACGATGGCGCTCTCGGACGCCCACGTGAACATCCTGTCGGCGCAGCTGGCCACCAACCGCGACCGGGTCGCGAAGAGCCGCTTCACCTTCGAGATGGCCGAGACCAAGCACCTCGACACCGTGCTGCGCGCGGTGCGGGGGGTGCCCGGCGTCTTCGACGCCTACCGGGTCACCCAGTAG
- a CDS encoding DUF349 domain-containing protein — protein MTSHQWGRVDDDGTVYVKTADGERSVGSYPAGTPEEALAFFTERYAALAFEVELLEKRVNSGVMSPEEATESVRTVRAQVSGANAVGDLAGLEGRLDALAPVLASQREARRVEKEKRSAEARAAKEKLVVQAEKLAESDDWRHGANRLRDLLEQWKAVPRIDRASDDALWRRFSTARTGYTRRRKAHFAQQSQEREGARAVKERLAAEAESLADSTDWGPTAGRYRDLMRDWKAAGPAPKDVDDRLWKRFRGAQDQFFGARDAANAALDEEFAANAEVKDALIVEAEALLPALAETGDIEAAKRAYRVIAERWDAAGKVPRARIKELEGRIAKVEQTIRGHEDEQWRRSDPEKSARADDMVSKLQAAIDQVEADLEKARAAGSAAKVAELEENLASRQSFLEMARRASAEYGS, from the coding sequence GTGACGAGCCACCAGTGGGGCCGGGTCGACGACGACGGGACCGTCTACGTCAAGACCGCCGACGGCGAGCGGTCCGTGGGGTCCTACCCCGCGGGCACGCCCGAGGAGGCACTCGCCTTCTTCACCGAGCGCTACGCCGCACTCGCCTTCGAGGTCGAGCTGCTCGAGAAGCGGGTCAACTCCGGGGTGATGTCGCCCGAGGAGGCCACAGAGTCGGTGCGCACCGTGCGCGCCCAGGTCAGCGGCGCCAACGCCGTGGGCGACCTCGCCGGCCTCGAGGGTCGCCTCGACGCCCTGGCGCCGGTGCTGGCCTCCCAGCGCGAGGCGCGTCGGGTGGAGAAGGAGAAGCGCAGCGCCGAGGCCAGGGCCGCCAAGGAGAAGCTGGTGGTCCAGGCCGAGAAGCTCGCCGAGAGCGACGACTGGCGCCACGGAGCGAACCGTCTGCGCGACCTCCTCGAGCAGTGGAAGGCGGTCCCGCGCATCGACCGGGCCTCCGACGACGCCCTGTGGCGTCGCTTCTCGACCGCCCGCACCGGCTACACCCGGCGCCGCAAGGCCCACTTCGCGCAGCAGAGCCAGGAGCGCGAGGGCGCCCGGGCCGTCAAGGAGCGGCTCGCCGCCGAGGCCGAGTCGCTGGCCGACTCCACCGACTGGGGTCCCACAGCGGGGCGCTACCGCGACCTGATGCGCGACTGGAAGGCCGCCGGCCCGGCACCCAAGGACGTCGACGACCGGCTCTGGAAGCGCTTCCGTGGCGCCCAGGACCAGTTCTTCGGTGCCCGCGACGCCGCGAACGCCGCCCTCGACGAGGAGTTCGCGGCCAACGCCGAGGTCAAGGACGCCCTGATCGTGGAGGCCGAGGCCCTGCTGCCGGCGCTCGCCGAGACCGGCGACATCGAGGCCGCCAAGCGCGCCTACCGCGTCATCGCCGAGCGCTGGGACGCGGCCGGCAAGGTCCCGCGCGCCCGGATCAAGGAGCTCGAGGGTCGCATCGCCAAGGTCGAGCAGACCATCCGCGGCCACGAGGACGAGCAGTGGCGTCGCTCGGACCCCGAGAAGTCCGCGCGCGCCGACGACATGGTCTCCAAGCTCCAGGCCGCCATCGACCAGGTGGAGGCCGACCTCGAGAAGGCGCGCGCCGCCGGCAGCGCCGCGAAGGTCGCCGAGCTGGAGGAGAACCTCGCCTCGCGCCAGTCGTTCCTGGAGATGGCGCGCCGCGCGTCCGCGGAGTACGGCAGCTGA